From Paenibacillus sp. PK3_47, the proteins below share one genomic window:
- a CDS encoding methyl-accepting chemotaxis protein, with translation MSEKLLELHSRNKLLVVLMCAAFLLGMAVSVNHIRVTLSMFALPVVVLSVILTWSKIGIPNIMYLVALGLNLISFFFIKESSSFSSLFLLYFSLGIVSIYHNYRPLLLNGLVAAVMLNYFVQTKDFLGTESAVNMTAYLAITLAVLVAQSVIGARMIRKQEASALESANAMTRTEAVLTEVRNSVYVLGESIGNLQRNAAETGEISSQVSVAFSEIAGGIESQSVSVADISEAVGQVNGTIITATEASVRMSDSSRATAEYAVQGKVSMEDLSGKIAEIDGIVTHTSDVMIQVNGENAKIGTIVATIHEIATQTNLLSLNASIEAARAGEHGRGFSVVASEIRKLAQHTQEASADISAILAAIQGNYSEANGLVERGLEAVAAGKTSAGNVEQLFTGIHANTAEVLHQAEQIREMNTRLQQSSQTVLNEITAVAAFTEQSAASVEEVLASAAVQQQNVAGIAQSINRLQELMNKLEAVVH, from the coding sequence ATGTCGGAGAAGCTGCTGGAGCTTCATTCAAGAAACAAATTACTGGTTGTGCTAATGTGCGCGGCTTTCCTGCTCGGAATGGCCGTGTCCGTCAACCACATCAGGGTTACCCTGAGCATGTTCGCTCTCCCCGTAGTGGTGCTGAGTGTTATTTTGACGTGGAGTAAAATCGGAATCCCTAATATCATGTATTTGGTGGCGCTGGGACTCAATCTGATTTCCTTCTTTTTTATTAAAGAGAGCTCATCGTTCAGCAGCCTGTTCCTGCTGTATTTCTCTCTGGGTATTGTCTCCATTTACCACAATTACCGGCCGCTGCTGCTTAATGGACTGGTGGCTGCCGTAATGCTGAACTACTTTGTGCAGACGAAGGATTTCCTGGGGACGGAAAGTGCTGTGAATATGACTGCTTATCTGGCCATTACGCTGGCAGTTCTGGTCGCACAAAGTGTGATCGGCGCGCGGATGATCCGCAAGCAGGAAGCGAGTGCCCTGGAATCAGCGAATGCGATGACGCGGACAGAGGCTGTGCTGACGGAAGTGAGAAATTCTGTATACGTGCTGGGTGAATCTATCGGTAACCTGCAGAGAAATGCGGCTGAAACCGGCGAAATTTCATCTCAGGTCTCCGTTGCCTTCAGTGAGATTGCAGGAGGTATCGAGTCACAGTCTGTAAGCGTAGCGGATATTTCCGAGGCGGTCGGACAGGTGAATGGAACTATAATAACGGCTACGGAGGCTTCTGTCCGGATGAGTGATTCCTCAAGAGCTACGGCTGAATATGCCGTTCAAGGCAAGGTATCGATGGAAGATCTGTCCGGAAAAATAGCTGAAATTGACGGGATCGTTACTCATACCTCGGACGTGATGATTCAGGTGAACGGGGAAAATGCCAAAATCGGAACGATCGTTGCGACGATTCATGAGATTGCCACCCAGACCAACCTGCTGTCATTGAACGCATCTATTGAAGCGGCGAGGGCTGGAGAGCATGGGAGGGGCTTTTCGGTAGTGGCATCTGAGATCCGCAAGCTGGCACAGCATACGCAGGAGGCTTCTGCGGACATCTCGGCTATTCTCGCAGCCATACAGGGAAATTATTCAGAGGCGAACGGGCTGGTGGAACGCGGGCTTGAGGCTGTAGCTGCCGGCAAAACATCTGCCGGGAATGTTGAACAGCTGTTCACAGGCATTCATGCCAATACCGCAGAGGTGCTGCATCAGGCGGAACAGATCCGGGAGATGAACACCAGGCTCCAGCAGTCTTCCCAAACCGTATTAAATGAAATAACTGCGGTGGCTGCATTCACGGAACAATCGGCAGCATCTGTAGAGGAGGTACTGGCAAGCGCTGCTGTTCAGCAGCAGAACGTCGCCGGCATTGCCCAGTCCATTAACAGGCTGCAGGAATTGATGAACAAGCTTGAAGCTGTCGTTCATTAG
- a CDS encoding nitroreductase yields MNIIELITTRRSIKQFKPDAVSEELLYSWLEAASYAPNHRMNEPWELLAVGPETRAKLKHKTDFGNAPVVLALLSKSAATPFERDENVIAAACFAQNLLLAAHEAGAGAYWASLGALPHNREILCVPEGYDVIGVFGIGYPAEVPAAKPRTPIRTKITQLH; encoded by the coding sequence ATGAATATCATTGAGCTTATTACAACCCGCAGAAGTATCAAGCAATTTAAGCCGGATGCTGTCAGTGAAGAGCTGCTCTATTCGTGGCTGGAAGCAGCCAGCTATGCACCTAACCACCGGATGAATGAACCCTGGGAGCTGCTTGCTGTCGGACCCGAAACGAGGGCGAAACTGAAGCATAAAACAGACTTTGGCAATGCGCCTGTGGTGCTGGCCCTTTTATCCAAATCTGCAGCCACACCGTTTGAGCGTGACGAGAATGTCATAGCTGCCGCGTGCTTTGCGCAGAATCTGCTGCTGGCGGCACATGAGGCCGGTGCAGGCGCTTATTGGGCTTCTCTGGGGGCCTTGCCCCATAACCGGGAGATTCTCTGTGTCCCTGAAGGTTATGATGTTATCGGTGTCTTCGGGATCGGTTACCCGGCAGAAGTTCCGGCCGCCAAGCCGAGAACCCCGATCCGCACCAAGATTACTCAACTCCATTAA